The following DNA comes from Armatimonadota bacterium.
CGCTGGCGTTGAAATACTATTTCCAGTCAAAACAAAGGCCAGAATCCCGGCCAGTAACACAATACCACCAACAACGAGTGGCAAGTGCCAGGCCGATGACTGCCTGGTTACTGAAGGTTCAAAATTATCCATACGTCAAACATCGCCTTGTCTAGTTCTTGTCGTATTATAATGCAAGCAGGATACCGCCAACGCACCGCGTCATTCAGCAGGATTATGTATGCTCACTGCAATTTTACCTGACGTGTACCAGTTACGTCTGCCACTCCCTTTTGCCCTCAACCATGTTAATGTATATCTGCTCCGCGATCCACAGGGATGGACAGTCGTTGACACTGGCTTACACACGCCCGCTGTCGAAGCCGCCTGGCAAGAAGCATGGACTGCGCTCAACCTCAACCCGGCACAAATTCATACGATTGTCTTGACCCATTTCCACCCCGATCACTTTGGAATGGCCGGCTGGCTCCACCATCATTCCGGTGCCCGGGTACTGCTGGCCCCACGGGAAATCGAACTGGCCCAGGAAGTCTGGGTACAGCGAGCCGATCACGACGACCCCAGTTTACGCCATTTTCTCCGTCATGGTATGCCTGCCGATCTGGTCGATAAGGTCGTCGGAGCCATTGCCGGATTGCGGGCTGCGACCCGACCGCACCCACCACTGACACCCCTGCCACCCGGTAGCCAGGTAACAATGGGGGGACGTTCTTTTGTCGCTATCCATGCCCCTGGCCACAGTGATGGGCAGTTAATCTTCTACGCAGCCGATGAACGGCTGGCTCTGGTTGGCGATCAGGTGCTACT
Coding sequences within:
- a CDS encoding MBL fold metallo-hydrolase; the encoded protein is MLTAILPDVYQLRLPLPFALNHVNVYLLRDPQGWTVVDTGLHTPAVEAAWQEAWTALNLNPAQIHTIVLTHFHPDHFGMAGWLHHHSGARVLLAPREIELAQEVWVQRADHDDPSLRHFLRHGMPADLVDKVVGAIAGLRAATRPHPPLTPLPPGSQVTMGGRSFVAIHAPGHSDGQLIFYAADERLALVGDQVLLKITPHIGVWPESEPDPLRQYLASLAELATLNVDLALPGHGKPITEWTTRISELQAHHHERLAAMLAAVRSGADTAFAVAQRVFDVERFTPHEARFAIAETIAHLEMMVVDGLLQRHDDELVRYTL